In Paenibacillus hexagrammi, the following are encoded in one genomic region:
- the thiE gene encoding thiamine phosphate synthase, producing MKLHTDQLREALQLYLVMGSPNCAGADPVEVLKAAIDGGITMFQYREKGAGALTGAASLALGAQLRELCARHAIPFIVNDDVGMAEALEADGIHVGQEDTAAEEVRRRFPGKIVGISAHNLAEAQSALAAGADYLGVGPMYATRTKLDAREVQGPEGLVRMREGGIRLPLVGIGGIDAAGAAAVLRGGADGIAVVSAITQARSPREAAAELREIVNMIK from the coding sequence ATGAAATTACATACTGATCAGCTGCGCGAAGCGCTGCAGCTGTATCTCGTCATGGGCAGCCCGAATTGTGCGGGGGCTGACCCTGTGGAGGTCCTGAAGGCCGCTATCGACGGCGGCATTACGATGTTTCAATACCGCGAGAAGGGCGCCGGAGCTCTGACCGGCGCCGCCAGTCTCGCGCTTGGCGCACAGCTGCGCGAGCTGTGCGCGAGGCACGCCATCCCTTTCATCGTGAACGATGATGTCGGGATGGCGGAAGCGCTCGAGGCCGACGGTATTCACGTCGGCCAGGAGGATACCGCCGCCGAAGAGGTGAGGCGGCGGTTCCCTGGCAAGATTGTGGGCATCTCCGCCCACAATCTTGCCGAAGCGCAGTCGGCGCTGGCCGCAGGCGCCGACTACCTGGGCGTCGGGCCCATGTATGCGACGCGCACCAAGCTGGATGCGCGGGAGGTGCAAGGGCCCGAAGGGCTCGTGCGGATGCGCGAAGGCGGCATCCGGCTGCCGCTTGTCGGCATCGGCGGAATCGATGCCGCAGGGGCCGCAGCCGTCCTGCGTGGAGGAGCGGACGGCATTGCCGTAGTGAGCGCGATTACGCAGGCGCGCTCCCCGAGGGAAGCTGCGGCGGAGCTGCGAGAGATTGTCAATATGATCAAATAG